The DNA segment ttaataaaaagcgagaacagcagtggtcccaagttgctgccctgagggacgccagatgaactctcgaaaaccttagaggagacaccatcgatttgtacatagtagctacgttcagagatataggacctgaaccaattcaccagcggagtagagagaccgatccgggcgagcttagccaacagcaaccgatggttcacacgatcaaacgcagccttaagatcagtgtatactgcatccatctgagctccggaagtaaaggctgcgtggcagttggagacgaattccaccaggtttgtggtaacactgcgtcgaggaaagaaaccatgctggcgtgtagaaatataagaacgacagtgatacattagcgagttttgtatgacgatctcaaacaccttggcacaagaaggcaaggtggttataccgcggtagttctcagcagagtttttatctccttttttgtacaccggaaacatcacagaggatttccaggccgtgagtacagtactttgtgcaaaagagagcTGGTAGATTTGAGACAGAGGCTCTGCTAACAATTCGCGGCATTTGGCAAGGATTGCCGTAGGAATACCATCGGGTCCAGGGTTGTATGAGGTTTTGACCTGCTGCAGAGCACGTAGTACAGTATCTACCGAGATAATAATATCGCGTACatcaatgtcaacaacatcacggggcacattatttaaagctgcttctaatgataagcttgcatcatccgtagtaaagcagtccttgaaacgatcagcaaataagTTGCACATGCCTTCCTTACTGCCTGTGGAGACGTTGTTATATGTGAGAACATCGGGGAGCGAGCTGTTACCGCGTTTTGATTCGACATACCTCCAGAATCGTGTTGGGtgtctgatgagcgagaatttcactcgaatgagataacgagtatgaagttgtctgttatagcttctatatacattatgggcagcaatgaaccttaatttggagtgttgtgtaccatttgtactgtaaaagcgaaagcatgacgctttgttttgctttagacgGCGTAAACGTGCATCAGACCATGGTGGACTGCGACGCGGTGGCATTAGAGGACAGCAATCAGATATAAGCGCCAGTAGTGTTGTGTTAAATAGTTCCAATGCTGAGTTAACATCCGGATTACCTTCCAGGAAAGACCAGTCAGTAGATTGAAGCAGTTCAGCTAGACGGATAAAGTTAGTTCGCCTGTAGTTACGTGTGCCGGATACACGGTTTGGTGAGGTAGAACGCCAGGAACGAGCTGTATTGCCAGCACCAGTTAAGTGTAGTTCAacaggaggatgatgaacaTCAACGGCAACCATAGGGAAAGGTGACACCACCGGTGGGGCACAATAATGTAGGATCTCGTCAGAAACAATTATGAGATCGAGAATGTTATTCGATGCATTAGGTATAAAGTTTATCTGAGAGAGCCCATTACTATAGATGCAGTCTAGCAAAGAGCGGCAGTTGTCCGTAATTCGTGAATTCTCATAATTGATTCGCAGTGCAGGAACGTTAGAATCATCGGTGTTCCAGGAAAGATTGGGGAAGTTAAAGTCCCCGAATAGGAGAAACGTATCGGTGGTTGCACAAGCAATATTATCTATGGTGGAGCAGATAGTTTGCATGGTAGTAGTGTTGTTTACTAAATCTGGAGGAATGTACACTACACCCGTGATAAAAGTACGTTTATTACCATAAACTCTTACCCAGAGTTGCTCAACGGTATCCTGTGTAGGACAAAGTATTGTACGTAGGTGTGAAGCAACGGCAATAAGAACCCCGCCACcgattgattttttactatttttgctgctgcggtctGTTCTATACACTGTATAATTATCCGGGAACAATTCCGAGGAATCAATCGTTGAAtccaaccatgtttcagtCAGGATAATAACGTCATAGTGGGTTGTAGAAACATAGTCAAATACTTGATTGCATTTAGATTTcaatcctctaacgttttggtaCAGGAACAATAATTCGTCAGTATTATTACGGCAGGCGACCCCTGTAGGATTGACATGATAGCCgtgcgattgtgtgagtgtagtgtccgttctttggcgatggtttgttttggtttcacgATCAATAAGTTGCGTGCGCCTTTCGTCCAGCACTGCCTCAgtagaaaaaatattgtttgttgtaggaaaaacaatcgtctggtaagtgcaattattatttactaacGTTGTTTCAGCGCCGGTGTTCTTCGTTTCTTGAGACGTGTCAGGATGATTTGTGTGATTGTAAGTGTGCGCGATGTGCGTGGACTGAATACCGGTGAATATTAGTGGGTTTGCGGTGTTGGTGAtgtgcgtggagtgtgtgccgATAAAATTGTGTGATCCAGCAGTGGCGGTGACCGAATATTTAGCACCGTAGGCAAAGTTGTAAGGGTGGAGAGACCCATTGGCGGTTGTATACAAAAATTTGCAGTCGGCTGTTGAGTTCGGTAGTCAATGAATTCACGTACTGATAGGCCAAGAGGCCAGGTGTCAGGGGAAAGAGCCTTGTCACGTAGTGATAAAGGCACTAACACTTTAAACGACAGGAATGAGAGTGTAGCCGTATTTGTACCCTGGCGAATAAGACAGTATGCTGTAGCATCGTCAATGGATAAAgcttgtttgaccattttcaCAATTTGGTCACTGGTTGTATCGGGAGAGAGCCGGGAAATATACAACGCGCATTTTTGCACCGCGGAATGAGCGGGAACTATTTTGATCGGAAATGCTGctatatccttttttgtgccagTTATCACAGGTGGTGCATGAGTTTTGCGTTGAAGATCGTCAGTTCGCttcgtattgttgttttggctatttctttgattgctcgtagcaccgaatgtaaacaatgcgtGATTGTCCTTAATGACAtcggaaaacaaacgtttggaTGGATTTATGCGACGAATTTTTGCGGGAGGGTGACTGCTACGTGGAGTTTTTGGGTCAAGTTGGCTCATGCGTGCAAACTCAGTTTTAATTTCGTTAGTCAATGGCTCCATAACGGTCTTGATGCTTTCGGCTACAGTTGTTATTGCCGCCTGGAACCCAGATTGCATGGCTGCGTCTTTTACGAACTTGGTGCGCGGATTCATGAAGACGTTGTTGCAGCCAATACAGCACTagtgtaattgtttatattccgaAATGCGCAGGAACAGATCAGCGGGAACCGAAGTGCATCGCTGATGAAATGGGGAGtcgcacaggcagcagctgataGATGCCTCCGCAATTTCCATAGTGCAGGCGTTGCAAATACGGGTCATTCTACGGGAAACGGTGCAGGTTGTCGTTGCAGCAACAAGAGCGATGGCGGTCAGGACGCGTGAACTCAGACTCGATCCGAAATGCGAAATATGCGCGAGTTTTTGGGTCACAGAGATAAACGCACTATTGCACGATATACGAACGGTGTTCTAAAATACTGTGATTATACAGAAACCGAAAAATAGTGAGATAAACAGCGCGATTCTCAAGAAAAGATACTGATCGATATGCGAAAGCGACTTTTAcgttaaacgtcaaacgtcaacGTGTTGAAAAACAACATTCTCAAAAATAACAGTAATATACATTTATTTCTTACAATGCTAACTCAAAAACGCCATCTTTAGAAGACAAACCGAATGCGTCCACCAGCTTCGTCCCGCAGCGGTGATCTACGCTCAACATACTCCTCAAACGCTTCCAAATCGATTGGTCCTTGCTGAAGATCCATTCCGTAACGAACGAACGCGGCAAACCGATCACCACCCTCCGCCAAGAAGTCCGTAACGACAACTCGATACTCCCGGAACGGATTGACCGGTTCGTACACCTCTCCACTACACTGCTGGCAGAGCACCTCCAGCGAAACCAGCCGGCGGCCCGGTGGATTGTCGATACGGTACGTAGCACGCAAACCGGATACCTGCAGCAGATCCCTAGCCTGAACCGTTCCATTGTTCACCGTGGCAGTACGGACACTGTCTTCCAGCACGGTCATAATGTGATTACCACGCAAAAGCATCGAGTACAGCCGATTCTCAAAGGGTAACACTTCGAACAACTGCTTGTAAGTTACCGTGCCGGCTTGAAGATCTCCACGAATTCCGCCACGGTTCTGTAGCGCGATAGCGTTATAAACTGGGAAGAAAGCTCGCACCATGGAGTCGGTAATCAGCGTGCCAAGCAAACATTCTCCCGTCACACAATCCTGTCGAGACATATCTACCTCCGCCACGGCGACCGTACGATTTCCAAGCGTTTCCACCTCCAAGCGGAACGGCTCCAGCGCTGACATAACGGCCGGATCTTCAGGTACGCTGGCATCAAGAAACACTGGATTGCCTTCCCATTGTTCGATCTCACCGTCCTCGTCGAAGAAGAGCGTCAGATTGCCTACCAAGCGTCCGTAGGAGCCCGCCTGCACTACTAGTACACGGCGTCCGTCGGGCTGGAACTCGACCGTGGGGTAGTCGCCCTCGACCTCCAGTGGGAAATCGGTAGCATCGCCATTGAACAGCACGGTATTGGAGTTTCCTCCCACAATCAAATCCACGTGTGGACCACAGTTACGAGCCAGTCTTCGCTCGCTATTATGGCCGTAGTACGAGAGGACTATCACGATGTCGACACCATCCGCAGCCAAGCGAGCCGATTCTTCCCGGACGGCTTCCACGGGATCGCTGAAGGTTAGATTTCCTGGATTTCCGATAGCGCTCACGTCGGGCCGGATAACGCCAAGAATGCCGATGCGACGACCCGACCGTTCGACCACTACCGATCGCTCGAAGTTGACGAACGACTGTTCAGCCGAGTTATCTACGTTGGTGAGTACGATGGGCGTTTCCGATGCCTCCATGAAAGGGTTCAGACCCTCGAGTCCGTGGAAGAAATCAAATCGACCAAGCGTCTGTaaggaaattaaaatatagagGTTTACTTCATGACATCGCAACACAATGATTCGATGACAACTTACCATAGCATCGGCTGGCAGTACGTTCAGCATGGCCGCTACGACCTCCCAGCGGTGTACGGTGTACCAGAGCGTACCCTTAAAGCTTCCGCCAGAGTTCACGTACAGCGAGTTTTCTGCTTCCGCTTGCAGCTGACGGACGACGCTCACCTGGCGCGGGTAGCCGCCCTGGCACCGTTCCTGTCCAACACAGGTGAAACCTTCTAGGTTCACCTGATTGTACCTTGCGTAGAGGTCGTTGAAATGGATAACGGTCAGCGGGAACAGTGGTCCATCTTGTTGAGCTTGGGCGAAGCTCACCAAAGCCACCGTAACCACAAGGGCCACCGTTAGCTGCCTGAACTGCTTCATGTTACCTTTTCAAAGCTATCACACGAACTGAACAGTCTTTTCATAGCGGTTTTATAGTAAATTCTCTAACccaaattttatttcacaacATACCGGGTCTGATAACTGTATTACGATAGCATTATCAAGGCATGGTTACGAATCAATCTAATGGAGCTAAGCGATGTTGTGTTGTAATACCAGATTAAACCTTAGTATGATGGCTGGAAAATCAAAACTAATGTGTGTCAATGTAAGTACATGACGGATAAGTTACTTTTAGAATACATGTAAAGAATAGTAACAGAGCCGATTCTCttatggtaataaataagtcattgaaagccaagcccactagtgaCACAAACCGGCCCAGTCCGACAACGGTTgctgtgccaaagaagaagaaggagaagaagatgaagTAATAGAGTCGTTGTCTGAAGCGTTTGCTCAAAGTTAAATGTTTGCGAATTTGTTACTGTCGGACTTGGTTCACCTGACAAGGGTAACGTTCTTTTCCTTTACAAGTGAATCGTTCTAAATTAATTGGTTGCACTACGAGGACTATGTATACTGAACTTCAAGTAAGTCTTAAGTATAGAGACACATTCATCTTTTATTCCTTCTAGACGATCCTCATATTTTCTGAAAcatgttgaaaaataatacTGACAAGTTCAGGTCAGTTCCAGTGTATTTTGacttatttttcatttcactacCGTAAAGAACT comes from the Anopheles coluzzii chromosome 2, AcolN3, whole genome shotgun sequence genome and includes:
- the LOC120952728 gene encoding apyrase-like produces the protein MKQFRQLTVALVVTVALVSFAQAQQDGPLFPLTVIHFNDLYARYNQVNLEGFTCVGQERCQGGYPRQVSVVRQLQAEAENSLYVNSGGSFKGTLWYTVHRWEVVAAMLNVLPADAMTLGRFDFFHGLEGLNPFMEASETPIVLTNVDNSAEQSFVNFERSVVVERSGRRIGILGVIRPDVSAIGNPGNLTFSDPVEAVREESARLAADGVDIVIVLSYYGHNSERRLARNCGPHVDLIVGGNSNTVLFNGDATDFPLEVEGDYPTVEFQPDGRRVLVVQAGSYGRLVGNLTLFFDEDGEIEQWEGNPVFLDASVPEDPAVMSALEPFRLEVETLGNRTVAVAEVDMSRQDCVTGECLLGTLITDSMVRAFFPVYNAIALQNRGGIRGDLQAGTVTYKQLFEVLPFENRLYSMLLRGNHIMTVLEDSVRTATVNNGTVQARDLLQVSGLRATYRIDNPPGRRLVSLEVLCQQCSGEVYEPVNPFREYRVVVTDFLAEGGDRFAAFVRYGMDLQQGPIDLEAFEEYVERRSPLRDEAGGRIRFVF